ACCGATCCAATCCGCGCCGCGAATGGCTTCCGCGAGCTCAGCGCGGATGTCTGGGGTGGAGCGTGGCACCCCTGCATAAGGCAGAAACGGTGCCAGCTCCTGCACTTGTTCGCCGGGCAGCACCGTATCGGCTGCCAGGGTCAGCAGTTCGCCATCTCCGAGGCGAACGACAGACAGGGGGCGCTGCGCATCCAGCGCCCCCTGGATATGGACAGCCATCTCATGAGGGCTGGCCAGCCGGGTTAGGGTGGGCGCATATTGGCGGAATCCCGCCTCGATCAGATCTGCCGCCGCCACGGCAGGCAGAATATGATCAGGCGGGATGTGCTGCGCCACCAGCGCCTCCCCGCCCGCGAACACGCCGTCGCGGAAGCCCTCGGCGTAGCCGCTCTCGGGCGCTGCTGCCGGCAGCGCAGGCGCCATTGCCCTTGCGCTGCCAGCATGCGCGGCAGCGCTTTCCCGCCCCGCGGGGGCGACACCACCGTGCCGGTGTGTCGCTTGCGGCGGGGCGGGGCCAGCACCGCTGGCAGGCAGCGCCTGTGGCGTGCTGGCTTGCGGTGCTGGCCCGGGCGCACGCTGCGCAGCCGTGCGCTGTTTGGCGCGGGCGCCTGCGGCCCGCCCGCCCCGCGGCGCAGCATGCCCGCGGCCTGCAACTGCGCGCTTGCCCGTTTTGGCTCGCGCCCCTTTACGGCCACGGCTCACGCCTGTACGCTCGCCTGATTTTACGCGGGTGCCTGCAATGCCCCGCCCTTCGCCTGTTTTCGCTCCGGTTTTGGTTCGTGCTCCAGCGCTCGCACCACGTCTTGCGCCGGTGCGCCCTCTGGCTTTGCCTTTCGGTTCTGCAAGAAGCTTGCGCTCTATTCCTGCGAGTTCCACATTCCCCTGCTTCGCGCCTTGGTTTCCCCATTCGTGATTCGAACTTGCTTTGGGCTGCACTCCCACAGATACGTACAAGGAGCCGGCATGACCGCCCAGTGTCTTCTTCCTGCCCAAGTCGCTGCGTTTTGCTACTCTCACGGCATTCCCTCCCTTGGCATGCACGAGGAGTGCCGCCGCTGCACAAAGCGCCGGAGCATTCTTCCGGCTCCGGCGCAGGTTGTTCTGCTCTCATGGGACCCCTCACAGCGGCAGCATCTGGCGCATATATTTTAGGGCAGTTGACCCTTCATGCGGATGGCTGCTTCCTGAAGCGATTGGAACGTCCCTGCATCACTCCAATATTTTTGCAAAATATCGTATTCCAGTCCTCCAGCTGCTGCATAATGATTGTTCACGTCCGTAATTTCGAGTTCGCCGCGTGCAGAAGGCGCAATGTTCTGAATGAGGTTGAATACATGGTCATCATACATATATATGCCAGTAACACAATAAGAGGTCTTCGGATCACTCGGTTTTTCCTCAATGTATGAGATTCGTTCCGGATGCTGTGGATCAAACACCGGCACCCCATACCGCCGTGCATCGTCCACTTCTTTGAGCAAGACACGAGCTGTACCCGCAGGCTGCTGCATATACTTATCCACATAAGGCTTCAAATCGTCGCTAAACAGATTGTCTCCCAGCAGCACAACGAATTTCTCTCCAGGAAGGATAAACGATGTCGCCAGATCCAATGCTTCGGCAATCCCGCCTGCCTTTTCCTGAATCCGATACGTTAGCTTGACGCCATGATCTGCTCCACCACCCAAATACTCCGTGTATAAACCAGCGGAATGTTTGTTGATCACTATCAATATCTCTTCAATGCCTGCCTGGCGGAGTCTGTCGATGCCATACATAATCATCGGATGCTTGCCGACTGGAATCAGATGCTTGTTAATCAGCCGGGTCAGAGGATACAGTCGTGTTCCTGTTCCACCAGCAAGAATTACACCTTTCATTCCACTATCCCTCCTTCATCGGATGTCTCAATATATTTAAGGGGATCGACATGCCATTTGTTGATAAAAATGGATCGATTGCGCTCAAGCAACTGTTTCCATGCTACAGGATCGGTCTTCAGGAAACTCGCGCTGCCGCGATGATGTACCAAGACATCCCCGCATACCAGCAAACGATAGCCTTTCTGGCAGGCCCGGTAGCAATAATCGTCATCTTCATAGTGTCCCGGCGAATAGACTTCGTCAAGCACACCAATGTCCTCCATCACACTTCGCCGCATGAGCATACATAAGCCGACAATTCGTCTGACTTCCTTCCATCTGGAAGAATCGACTATATTGTTGGCAGCTGCCAGTTCCTGAAAATGTGCCATGTCCCGGAACTCAAGCTCTACCTGCTGGATACCACTTGCATAGTTGGTCACCGGACCTGTAATACCAATGTTTGCATCACTGTAGAGGGCTGCCCGCAGATTTTCGAGCCAGCGGGTGGTAACAGTAACGTCGTTATTCAGCAGCAATAGCTCATCACCACAGGCTGCACGGAGCCCGGCATTGCAAGCCGCCGGGAAACCCCGATTGTCCGGCAACCGAACAAAACGAATTCGTTCCCGTGCACAATACGCTGCTGTTCCGTCAACCGAGCCATTATCCACAACGATGATTTCATAAGATGTATGAGAATCGGTATATTTTCGAATGGCATCGATACACGGCTTCAGCAGTTCCAGCCCGTTGTACGTCGGAATAATAATACTCGTCAGTGTCATCTGGCGTTCCTCCTGTAGGCCACTTCAGCACGAGAAATGGATCGGGCTTGTGACTTATTGCCGCCCATATCCAGCCAGGTTGCAATCGCCTCCAGATGGTCGCCAATGATCAATCGGGCGACTTCGTTGCCGCTGCCCGTATTGGTGGAACGCAGGCGATTGGAACGAATGACATCCACTTGACTGGGTGCAGTCACTTTTAATCCATGCTGGATGGCTAGACTTTGCGCCTTGGGAGGAACGGCCAGCGCCTCCGGTTTTACGATCTGGATCATCTTACGTGAGAGGGCATGAGGTACAGCCGTCAACGAATTGGAACCCAGATCCGAACGATTAAGCACACGGTTAAGATATGCCTTGATCCGGCTCACTTCATCCTGGCGGGCAAATGGAGGCAACAGCGATGAAAGATTGTTCAGTGCCACGTCATCTCCCCGGTCGACCGCATACAGAAACGGGGCGAGTTGCTCTGCCGGGACGACCATATCCCCATCCACAAAGAGAAGGGTCTCCGCCTCCGTCATTTTGGCCCCCAAGGCGCGGCCTACATCATGTCCCGCCCGG
This window of the Paenibacillus marchantiae genome carries:
- a CDS encoding sugar phosphate nucleotidyltransferase, with the protein product MKGVILAGGTGTRLYPLTRLINKHLIPVGKHPMIMYGIDRLRQAGIEEILIVINKHSAGLYTEYLGGGADHGVKLTYRIQEKAGGIAEALDLATSFILPGEKFVVLLGDNLFSDDLKPYVDKYMQQPAGTARVLLKEVDDARRYGVPVFDPQHPERISYIEEKPSDPKTSYCVTGIYMYDDHVFNLIQNIAPSARGELEITDVNNHYAAAGGLEYDILQKYWSDAGTFQSLQEAAIRMKGQLP
- a CDS encoding glycosyltransferase family 2 protein produces the protein MTLTSIIIPTYNGLELLKPCIDAIRKYTDSHTSYEIIVVDNGSVDGTAAYCARERIRFVRLPDNRGFPAACNAGLRAACGDELLLLNNDVTVTTRWLENLRAALYSDANIGITGPVTNYASGIQQVELEFRDMAHFQELAAANNIVDSSRWKEVRRIVGLCMLMRRSVMEDIGVLDEVYSPGHYEDDDYCYRACQKGYRLLVCGDVLVHHRGSASFLKTDPVAWKQLLERNRSIFINKWHVDPLKYIETSDEGGIVE
- a CDS encoding glycosyltransferase family A protein, with translation MKERSGGVRRQRTAGRRTPRNRTRTMGRKSLTKSPLKSSASSRLAMNKSVLHEAFSAGQRAGRMTLENEQSIEQHVRSTWQEHGAAISAELRSYSAAMQAGKAFMQGYAQAAGRSLNIIPLALNKPAAAVVCACNEELTLGQVLVQLKRLPLTDIVVVLNGTTDNSLTQVLEQSGITLVYEPDRAGHDVGRALGAKMTEAETLLFVDGDMVVPAEQLAPFLYAVDRGDDVALNNLSSLLPPFARQDEVSRIKAYLNRVLNRSDLGSNSLTAVPHALSRKMIQIVKPEALAVPPKAQSLAIQHGLKVTAPSQVDVIRSNRLRSTNTGSGNEVARLIIGDHLEAIATWLDMGGNKSQARSISRAEVAYRRNAR